The genome window GTCCTTCTTCGTCAGACCGCCACAGCGGCTCCGGTCTCGGCGCTGCCGACCACGTTGCGGAAGGCGGCGAACATCTCGCGGCCCAGCCCGAAGGCATTGCCGGAGAGATCGGCCACCACGGGGGTGCGTGCGTCCCATTCCGCGGGGTCGACCAGGGCGTCGAGCGTGCCGGCCACCGCATCGAGGCGCAGCATATCGCCCTCGCGCAGCCGCGCAATCGGCCCGCCATCCATCGCCTCAGGGCTCACATGGATCGCGGCCGGCACTTTTCCAGAGGCACCGGACATGCGCCCGTCGGTCACCAGCGCCACCTTCAGCCCGCGCTCCTGCAGCACGGAGAGCAGCGGGGTGAGGGAATGCAGCTCCGGCATGCCGTTGGCCTTGGGCCCCTGGAAGCGCACCACGCAGATGAAATCGGAGGTGAACTCGCCGGCGCGGAAGGCGGTCTTCACCGCGTCCTGGTCGTGGAAGATGCGCACGGGGGCCTCGATGATGTGGCGCTCCTCCTTCACGGCGGAGATCTTGATGCAGGCCGAGCCGAGGCTGCCGCGCAGCAGGCGCAGGCCGCCGGTGGGGGCGAAGGGGTCGGCGGCGGGGCGCACGATCCTGTCGTTCAGGCTTTCCGTCGCGCCCTCTTCCCAGCGCACCTCGCCGTTCGCATCGAGCTTGGGCTCCTGCGTGTAGCGCGCGAGGCCGATGCCGGCCACGGTGCGGGTGTCGTCATGCAGCAGCCCCTCGGAGAGCAGGTCGCCGATGATGTAGCCGAGGCCGCCGGCAGCGTGGAAATGGTTCACGTCCGCCAGCCCGTTGGGGTAGACGCGGGCCATCAGCGGCGTGACCTGGGAGAGGTCGGAAAAATCCTCCCAGGCAAGCACGATGCCCGCCGCCCGCGCCATGGCGATGAGGTGGATGAGCAGGTTGGTGGAGCCGCCGGTGGCGTTCAGCCCCACGATGCCGTTCACGAAGGCGCGCTCGTCCAGCACCTCGGAGACCGGGGTGTATTCGTTGCCGCGCGCGGTGATCTCCAGCGCGCGCTTCACGCCGGCGCGGGTGAGCGCGTCGCGCAGCGGCGTGTTGGGGTTCACGAAGCTCGCGCCGGGCAGGTGCAGGCCCATGAACTCCATCAGCATCTGGTTGGTGTTCGCCGTGCCGTAGAAGGTGCAGGTGCCGGGGCCGTGATAGGCGGCCATCTCGGAGCGCAGCAGTTCCTCGCGGCCGATCTCGCCGGTGGCGAACTTGTTGCGGATGACGGATTTCTCGTCGTTCGAGATGCCCGAGGGCATCGGCCCCGCGGGCAGGAAGATCGCCGGCAGGTGGCCGAAGGTGGCGGCCGCCATCACCAGCCCCGGCACGATCTTGTCGCAGATGCCGAGGAAGAGTGCGGCATCGAACACGTTGTGGGTGAGGCCCACGCCGGCGGCGAGGGCGATCACGTCGCGCGAGAACAGCGACAGCTCCATGCCCGGCTGGCCCTGGGTGACGCCGTCGCACATGGCGGGCACGCCGCCGGCCACCTGCGCGGTGCCGCCGTTCGCGCGCGCCGCGGCGCGGATCAGCTCGGGGAAGCGCTCGTAGGGCTGGTGGGCCGAGAGCATGTCGTTGTAGGCGGTGATGATGCCGATGTTCGGCGCCCGCTCCAGCGCCACGCTGTCCTGGTCCGGGCCGGCGGCGGCGGCGGCGTGGGCGAGGTTTCCGCAGCTCAGGTGGGCGCGTCCGGGGCCGTTCTCGGCCGCGCGGGCGCAGCGCTCGAGATAGGTTGTGCGGGTGGCTTTGCTTCGGGCGGTGATGCGGGCGGTAACGTCCGCGACCATTGGCTTGAGGCTCATGTCGCTTCCTCCCTTCCAGGGGCAGTTCAGGGCGCGTAGACAACCGTTGCGCCATGCGAGAGCACGGCGCGGACAGGCGCTTCCTCCGTCGGGCCCGGGAGAAGCGCACGCGCGAGCGCCTCGGCCTTTTCGACCCCGGTGAGAAGCACGAATATGTGACGCGCCGATGAAAGCACCGGCGCGGTGAGGGTGATGCGCGGCTCCGGCGCCCCGGGCGCGCGCATGGGCAGCAGCTCCGGCGCGTCGGGGGCGAGCGCCTCCGCCAGCTTGTCGGCGCCAGGGAAGATCGAGGCCGTGTGCATGTCCGCGCCCATGCCGAGCACGCAGACATCGAGCGGCAGCGCGGCGCGCACCGCCTCAGCCAGGCCCGGCAGCACGGCCTCCGGGCTCTCGCCCTCGGCGGTGAGCGGGATGAGCGTGGCGGCGGCGGCGCGGTACTTCAGCAACGTGCGGCGCAGGAGGGCGGTGTTGGAGCGCTCCGAGCTCTCGGGCACGAAGCGCTCGTCGGTGAGCATGACCGAGACCCTGCTCCAGTCGAGCTCCGTCTCCGACAGCAGCTCCAGGAAGGGCCCGGGCGTGGTGCCGCCGGGCACGGCCAGCGTGGCCCGGCCGCGCGCCGCGATGCCCTCGGCCAGCAGGCCCGCCACCCGGCCGGCGAGAGCGGCCATCAGGGTCACCCTGTCGGGGAAATCCTCGCGCGGGCCGGCGGGGCTCATGACGCGATCTCGCGCCAGCGCCGGCCGTCGCGGTGCAGCAGCATCAGCGCGTCCTCCGGGCCGGAGGAGCCGCTGTCATAGGGCTGGGGCTTCTCGCCCGAGGCGCCCCAGGCGGCGATGATCGGGTCGGTCCAGGCCCAGGCGGCCTCCACCTCGTCACCGCGCATGAACAGGGTCTGGTTGCCGCGGATCACGTCCATGATCAGGCGCTCGTAGGCGTCGGGCATGCGCACCTTGGTGCCGTTCTTCGCGCCCATCGCGTCGGCGAAGGTCATGTCCAGCGGCACCTCGGTGAGGCGCATGCCGCCGGGCCCGGGGTCCTTGATGGTCATGCGCAGGGTGATGCCCTCGTCCGGCTGCAGCCGGATGATGAGCGCGTTGCCGTGCAGGGAGGAGACCTGGTCGGTGAAGATGGAATGCGGCGGGTCCTTGAAGAACACCGCGATCTCCGACATCCGGGTGCGCAGCCGCTTGCCGGTGCGCAGGTAGAACGGCGTGCCGG of Paroceanicella profunda contains these proteins:
- the edd gene encoding phosphogluconate dehydratase; translated protein: MSLKPMVADVTARITARSKATRTTYLERCARAAENGPGRAHLSCGNLAHAAAAAGPDQDSVALERAPNIGIITAYNDMLSAHQPYERFPELIRAAARANGGTAQVAGGVPAMCDGVTQGQPGMELSLFSRDVIALAAGVGLTHNVFDAALFLGICDKIVPGLVMAAATFGHLPAIFLPAGPMPSGISNDEKSVIRNKFATGEIGREELLRSEMAAYHGPGTCTFYGTANTNQMLMEFMGLHLPGASFVNPNTPLRDALTRAGVKRALEITARGNEYTPVSEVLDERAFVNGIVGLNATGGSTNLLIHLIAMARAAGIVLAWEDFSDLSQVTPLMARVYPNGLADVNHFHAAGGLGYIIGDLLSEGLLHDDTRTVAGIGLARYTQEPKLDANGEVRWEEGATESLNDRIVRPAADPFAPTGGLRLLRGSLGSACIKISAVKEERHIIEAPVRIFHDQDAVKTAFRAGEFTSDFICVVRFQGPKANGMPELHSLTPLLSVLQERGLKVALVTDGRMSGASGKVPAAIHVSPEAMDGGPIARLREGDMLRLDAVAGTLDALVDPAEWDARTPVVADLSGNAFGLGREMFAAFRNVVGSAETGAAVAV
- the pgl gene encoding 6-phosphogluconolactonase; the protein is MSPAGPREDFPDRVTLMAALAGRVAGLLAEGIAARGRATLAVPGGTTPGPFLELLSETELDWSRVSVMLTDERFVPESSERSNTALLRRTLLKYRAAAATLIPLTAEGESPEAVLPGLAEAVRAALPLDVCVLGMGADMHTASIFPGADKLAEALAPDAPELLPMRAPGAPEPRITLTAPVLSSARHIFVLLTGVEKAEALARALLPGPTEEAPVRAVLSHGATVVYAP